A portion of the Cyanobium sp. PCC 7001 genome contains these proteins:
- the hrpB gene encoding ATP-dependent helicase HrpB yields the protein MQRLPIDSLLERIRAVLRQPAATLLLQAPPGAGKTTRVPGAALAALEGASEDAGRVWMVEPRRLAARSAAERLAQERQEPVGQGVGYSVRLERRVSAATRIEVLTGGLFLRRLQQDPALTGVGCLILDEFHERRADTDLALALVRQARELLTPELRLVVMSATLELDALAAQLPEATVLRSEGRSHPVTVAHLPPRPDERLEQQVVRALEAHWLGDGDPQGTCLVFLPGQREIQSCGRAIGATPWAEAIDWVGLHGNLPLAKQSEAIAPARAGKGKLVLATSIAESSLTIAGVHLVIDAGLSRRNRFDPVSGMDALVTVPASLASAEQRAGRAGRLGPGACVRLWSPADQRRRPAHDPAELQEADPLPLALQLAWWGDPCGEQLSWLDPPRRAALAEARQLLRQLDALDGEGRLTSHGRRLADLGLPPRLGHMLLVAERWGAEHLASELAVLLSERDPLERAEAGSDLLARLDWLRRQSPGHPLRRLQSQWLQRSGGQTRGQALAGEPAWTARLVAAAYPERVALARQDGRGRYLMRQGRGAVLRPEDPLQGAEALAIAAADGGEQNARIHLAVPMPREHLAELAQAQGSWRSEARWDPATGRVRCEQRLQLDALVLERRPWPDADGPLVVKALLEGLRLKGLEVLPWTAATRQLRHRLQIAHRHLGPPWPDCGEEHLTAELETWLGPQLEGCRSLEDLRGLDLSEALWQGLDWSVRPQLERLLPERLSVPSGRMVRIDYGSGEPVLAVKLQELFGAAHGPAVLDGRLPVTLHLLTPAGRPAAITQDLAGFWAGGYREVRRELRGRYPKHPWPEDAANAIPTALTKARLAARGSGQPAR from the coding sequence ATGCAGCGGCTGCCGATCGACAGCCTGCTGGAGCGGATCCGAGCGGTGCTGCGGCAGCCCGCGGCCACCCTGCTGCTCCAGGCCCCGCCCGGCGCCGGCAAGACCACGCGCGTTCCTGGTGCCGCCCTGGCCGCTTTGGAGGGGGCTTCCGAGGACGCCGGGCGCGTGTGGATGGTGGAACCGAGGCGGCTGGCGGCCCGCTCCGCCGCCGAGCGGCTGGCCCAGGAACGCCAGGAGCCCGTGGGCCAGGGGGTGGGCTACAGCGTGCGACTCGAGCGGCGTGTCAGCGCTGCCACCCGGATCGAGGTGCTCACGGGTGGACTCTTCCTGCGGCGCCTCCAGCAGGATCCGGCCCTCACCGGGGTGGGCTGCCTGATCCTGGATGAGTTCCACGAGCGGCGGGCCGACACCGATCTGGCACTCGCCCTGGTGCGCCAGGCCCGGGAGCTGCTCACGCCGGAGCTGCGGCTGGTGGTGATGTCGGCGACCCTGGAGCTGGACGCCCTGGCCGCCCAGCTCCCCGAGGCCACGGTGCTGCGCAGCGAGGGGCGCAGCCATCCGGTGACGGTGGCGCACCTGCCACCCCGGCCTGACGAGCGCTTGGAGCAGCAGGTGGTGCGGGCCCTGGAGGCCCACTGGCTCGGAGATGGGGACCCGCAGGGCACCTGCCTGGTGTTTCTGCCGGGCCAGCGGGAGATCCAGAGCTGCGGCCGGGCGATCGGTGCCACACCCTGGGCTGAGGCGATCGACTGGGTGGGGCTGCACGGCAACCTGCCCCTGGCCAAGCAGAGCGAGGCGATCGCCCCCGCCCGAGCCGGGAAGGGGAAGCTGGTGCTGGCCACGTCCATCGCCGAGAGCTCGCTCACCATCGCCGGAGTGCACCTGGTGATCGATGCGGGACTGAGCCGCCGCAACCGCTTTGATCCTGTGAGCGGCATGGACGCTCTGGTGACGGTGCCGGCCAGCCTGGCCAGTGCCGAGCAGCGGGCCGGACGGGCCGGTCGACTGGGACCGGGGGCCTGCGTGCGGCTCTGGTCGCCGGCAGACCAGCGGCGACGCCCTGCCCACGACCCCGCGGAACTGCAGGAGGCCGACCCGCTGCCGCTGGCCCTGCAACTGGCCTGGTGGGGCGATCCCTGCGGCGAACAGCTCTCCTGGCTGGACCCACCCCGCCGCGCGGCCCTGGCCGAGGCGAGGCAGCTGCTGCGGCAGCTCGACGCCCTGGATGGGGAGGGCCGGCTGACCAGCCACGGCCGCCGTCTGGCGGATCTGGGCCTGCCACCTCGCCTCGGCCACATGCTGCTGGTGGCCGAACGCTGGGGGGCTGAGCACCTGGCCAGTGAACTGGCCGTGCTGCTGAGCGAGCGGGATCCCCTGGAGCGGGCGGAAGCCGGCAGCGACCTGCTGGCCAGGCTCGACTGGCTGCGGCGGCAGTCCCCGGGGCACCCGCTGCGGCGCCTCCAGAGCCAGTGGCTGCAGCGCAGCGGCGGCCAGACCCGGGGCCAGGCCCTGGCCGGCGAGCCTGCCTGGACCGCCCGCCTGGTGGCCGCCGCCTACCCGGAACGGGTCGCGCTGGCCCGTCAGGACGGGCGGGGCCGTTATCTGATGCGCCAGGGTCGCGGCGCGGTGCTGCGTCCAGAGGATCCCCTGCAGGGGGCCGAGGCCCTGGCCATCGCCGCCGCCGACGGGGGCGAGCAGAACGCCCGCATCCACCTGGCGGTGCCGATGCCGCGGGAGCACCTGGCCGAGCTGGCTCAGGCGCAGGGATCGTGGCGGAGCGAGGCCCGCTGGGATCCGGCTACAGGCCGGGTGCGGTGTGAACAGCGGCTCCAGCTCGACGCCCTGGTGCTGGAGCGGCGCCCCTGGCCCGACGCCGACGGTCCCCTCGTGGTGAAGGCGCTGCTGGAGGGACTGCGGCTGAAGGGGCTCGAGGTCCTGCCCTGGACGGCGGCGACCCGCCAGCTGCGGCACCGCCTCCAGATCGCCCATCGTCATCTCGGTCCACCCTGGCCCGACTGTGGCGAGGAGCACCTCACCGCTGAGCTGGAGACCTGGCTGGGACCCCAGCTCGAAGGTTGCCGCAGCCTGGAGGACCTGCGCGGGCTCGACCTCAGCGAAGCCCTCTGGCAGGGCCTGGACTGGAGCGTGCGCCCGCAGCTGGAGAGGCTGCTGCCCGAGCGCCTGTCGGTGCCCAGCGGCCGCATGGTGCGCATCGACTACGGCTCGGGCGAGCCGGTGCTGGCCGTGAAGCTGCAGGAGCTGTTCGGTGCGGCGCACGGACCGGCCGTGCTGGACGGAAGGCTGCCCGTGACGCTGCATCTGCTGACCCCGGCGGGCCGTCCGGCGGCCATCACCCAGGACCTGGCCGGCTTCTGGGCTGGCGGCTACCGGGAGGTGCGCCGCGAACTGCGGGGTCGCTACCCCAAACATCCCTGGCCGGAGGATGCCGCCAACGCCATCCCCACCGCTCTGACCAAAGCGCGGCTGGCCGCCCGGGGATCCGGTCAACCAGCCCGCTGA
- a CDS encoding DUF2973 domain-containing protein produces MNAILSQLFPILYGACFLVLLWQAFRVMGQGFTAMPRVGEPSGSGDSRRAGASGKVEAQDRTGRLTIHPELLDAEGQLTSEDLLTVRFSGDNERPTYPGDPV; encoded by the coding sequence ATGAACGCCATCCTCTCCCAGCTTTTCCCGATCCTTTACGGCGCCTGCTTCCTGGTGCTGCTCTGGCAGGCCTTCCGGGTGATGGGCCAGGGCTTCACGGCCATGCCCCGTGTCGGTGAGCCGAGTGGCTCGGGGGATTCCCGCCGCGCCGGTGCGTCCGGCAAGGTCGAGGCCCAGGACCGCACGGGGCGGCTCACCATCCACCCCGAACTGCTCGACGCCGAAGGACAGCTCACCAGCGAAGACCTGCTCACGGTGCGATTCAGCGGCGACAACGAGCGTCCCACCTACCCCGGAGACCCCGTCTGA
- a CDS encoding trypsin-like peptidase domain-containing protein: MRSVRALPLTIVSLLAMPGWVQLPAAGAAQSSGALGAALSRQSFVAAAVRRAGPAVVTIDTERTVLVPGSRGGASSSLLNDPIFRQFFGLPQQRVAPPSQRTERGQGSGVIFHADGLILTNAHVVERTDKVTVGLQDGRRHEGTVVGLDRLTDMAVVRLEGRGPWPVAPLGDSDVLEVGEWAIAVGNPYGLDNTVTMGIISNLNRNAAKLGITDKRLDLIQTDAAINPGNSGGPLLNADGEVIGINTLVRQGPGAGLGFAIPINRAREIARQLLISGKVSHPMIGIGLDLVRPGDGTGLSRGVRVASVMSNGPAERAGLMQGDVVVAAQGQTITQPSEVVAAVERAGVGGNLTLSINRRGQLLNVTLVPVQMGGA, from the coding sequence ATGCGTTCTGTCCGAGCCCTGCCCCTGACCATTGTCTCCCTGCTGGCCATGCCCGGCTGGGTCCAGCTTCCCGCCGCCGGCGCGGCCCAGTCATCGGGGGCGCTGGGGGCGGCCCTCAGCCGCCAGTCCTTCGTGGCCGCAGCGGTGCGCCGGGCCGGCCCGGCGGTGGTCACGATCGACACCGAACGCACCGTGCTGGTGCCGGGCTCCCGTGGCGGAGCCTCCAGCTCCCTGCTCAACGACCCGATCTTCCGGCAGTTCTTCGGCCTGCCCCAGCAGCGGGTCGCCCCTCCCTCGCAGCGCACGGAACGGGGCCAGGGCAGCGGGGTGATCTTCCATGCCGATGGCCTGATCCTCACCAATGCCCATGTGGTGGAGAGGACCGACAAGGTGACCGTGGGGCTCCAGGACGGCCGGCGCCACGAGGGCACCGTGGTGGGCCTGGACCGCCTCACCGACATGGCCGTGGTGCGCCTGGAAGGCAGGGGCCCATGGCCGGTGGCTCCCCTCGGTGATTCCGACGTCCTGGAAGTGGGGGAGTGGGCCATCGCCGTCGGCAATCCCTACGGACTCGACAACACCGTGACGATGGGGATCATCAGCAACCTCAACCGCAACGCCGCCAAGCTCGGCATCACCGACAAGCGATTGGATCTGATCCAGACCGATGCGGCCATCAATCCGGGAAATTCAGGCGGTCCTCTCCTCAATGCCGATGGCGAGGTGATCGGCATCAACACCCTGGTGCGCCAGGGGCCGGGGGCGGGGCTGGGCTTCGCGATCCCCATCAACCGGGCACGGGAGATCGCCCGTCAGCTGCTGATCTCCGGCAAGGTGAGCCATCCGATGATCGGGATCGGCCTCGATCTGGTGCGCCCTGGTGATGGAACGGGGCTGAGCCGGGGGGTGCGCGTGGCGTCCGTGATGTCCAACGGACCGGCGGAACGGGCTGGTCTGATGCAGGGGGATGTGGTGGTGGCCGCACAGGGCCAGACCATTACCCAGCCTTCGGAAGTGGTGGCCGCCGTCGAGCGGGCCGGTGTGGGAGGGAACCTCACCCTCAGCATCAACCGCCGGGGGCAGCTGCTGAACGTGACCCTGGTGCCCGTTCAGATGGGCGGAGCCTGA
- a CDS encoding ABC-F family ATP-binding cassette domain-containing protein — protein sequence MLRLERIGKIYPTGEVLRDVTWEVKPGDRIGLVGVNGAGKSTQLKIIAGLEEPSSGQVVKQGEPRIAYLQQEFDVDPRRTVREELFQAFGEAAEVLERQHAVELAMASEKAASDPDHLDALIHELGRLHSRFEALHGYELDARIDKLLPTIGFTAEGAEQRVGDYSGGWQMRIALGKILLQQPDLLLLDEPTNHLDVETIQWLEGYLIEQSAAQVVISHDRTFLDRVCTQIVETERGVSRTYLGNYSQHLEQKALEREATQAAYERQQKELSAQQAYIDRFRASATRSTQAKSREKLLEKVERVEAPIEGVSGPRFRFPEAPRSGRLVAEIADLTHSYGEQILFLGASLEVERGDRIAFVGPNGAGKSTLLRLVMGMEQPQEGRAGLGEHNVVAGYFEQNQAEALDLSKTVIDTIFEAVPDWTQTQVRSLLGSFCFSNESVFKEAGKLSGGEKARLALALMLLKPCNLLVLDEPTNHLDIPAKQMLEDALIAYEGAALLVSHDRYFISRVANRIVELRDGELVLYRGDYAYYLDKKQEEAELARQKAEAEARAAKTAANREKQRAREAARKAKAA from the coding sequence GTGCTCCGCCTCGAACGCATCGGCAAGATCTATCCCACGGGGGAGGTGCTCCGGGATGTCACCTGGGAGGTGAAGCCGGGCGACCGCATCGGCCTGGTGGGGGTGAACGGCGCCGGCAAGTCGACCCAGCTCAAGATCATCGCCGGGCTGGAGGAACCCAGCAGCGGCCAGGTGGTGAAGCAGGGCGAGCCGCGCATCGCCTACCTGCAGCAGGAATTCGACGTGGATCCCCGCCGCACGGTGCGGGAGGAGCTGTTCCAGGCCTTCGGTGAGGCGGCCGAGGTGCTGGAGCGCCAGCATGCGGTGGAGCTGGCCATGGCCAGCGAGAAGGCGGCCAGTGACCCGGACCACCTCGATGCGCTGATCCACGAACTGGGTCGTCTGCACAGCCGCTTCGAAGCCCTGCACGGCTACGAGCTCGATGCCCGCATCGACAAGCTGCTCCCCACGATCGGCTTCACGGCCGAGGGCGCTGAGCAGCGGGTGGGCGACTACTCCGGTGGCTGGCAGATGCGCATCGCCCTGGGCAAGATCCTCCTGCAGCAACCGGATCTGCTGCTGCTGGACGAACCCACCAACCACCTGGATGTGGAGACCATCCAGTGGCTTGAGGGCTACCTGATCGAGCAGAGCGCCGCCCAGGTGGTGATCAGCCACGACCGCACCTTCCTGGATCGGGTCTGCACCCAGATCGTGGAAACCGAGCGCGGCGTCTCCCGCACCTATCTGGGCAACTACAGCCAGCACCTGGAGCAGAAGGCGCTGGAGCGGGAAGCCACCCAGGCCGCCTACGAGCGCCAGCAGAAGGAACTCTCCGCCCAGCAGGCCTACATCGACCGGTTCCGGGCGAGCGCCACCCGCTCCACCCAGGCCAAGAGCCGCGAGAAGCTGCTGGAGAAGGTGGAACGGGTGGAGGCCCCGATCGAGGGGGTGAGCGGCCCCCGGTTCCGCTTCCCGGAAGCTCCGCGCTCGGGGCGGCTGGTGGCCGAGATCGCCGACCTCACCCACAGCTACGGCGAGCAGATTCTCTTCCTGGGGGCCAGTCTTGAGGTGGAGCGGGGCGATCGCATCGCCTTCGTGGGCCCCAACGGCGCCGGCAAATCCACCCTGCTGCGGCTGGTGATGGGCATGGAGCAGCCCCAGGAGGGGCGGGCCGGCCTGGGGGAGCACAACGTGGTGGCGGGCTACTTCGAGCAGAACCAGGCCGAGGCCCTCGACCTCTCCAAGACGGTGATCGACACGATCTTCGAAGCCGTGCCGGACTGGACCCAGACCCAGGTGCGCTCGCTGCTGGGCAGCTTCTGCTTCTCGAACGAGAGCGTGTTCAAGGAGGCCGGCAAGCTCTCCGGCGGCGAGAAGGCGCGGCTGGCCCTGGCCCTGATGCTGCTGAAGCCCTGCAACCTGCTGGTGCTGGATGAGCCCACCAACCACCTGGACATCCCGGCCAAGCAGATGCTGGAGGACGCCCTGATCGCCTACGAGGGCGCCGCGCTGCTGGTGAGCCACGACCGCTACTTCATCTCCCGCGTGGCGAACCGCATCGTCGAACTGCGGGACGGCGAACTGGTGCTCTACCGGGGCGACTACGCCTACTACCTCGACAAGAAGCAGGAGGAAGCCGAGCTGGCCAGGCAGAAGGCGGAAGCCGAGGCCCGGGCAGCGAAAACGGCCGCCAACCGCGAGAAGCAGCGCGCCCGGGAGGCGGCCCGCAAGGCCAAGGCGGCCTGA
- a CDS encoding anhydro-N-acetylmuramic acid kinase, with amino-acid sequence MRVLGLMSGTSADGVDAVLADFSGPARRPRWRLLSRAMLPYPPDLRRRLIGFGQGAACCAAEILDLAEAVTEVQAAAARACDPDGRAELVGCHGQTVWHRPPGPERRGSSWQLLQAPLLAGLLERPVVHDFRAADLVLGGHGAPLVCPADEALVGRIAGWRAVLNLGGIANLTLIPPAGGPDGHRPLQGWDCGPANTLLDLAVEHFSGGELTYDAGGAWARRGRVDEALIATWLQEPYFRQPPPKSTGRELFGRPDLDRRLRELPHDPAAALATLTAFSAAVVAQDLQRSLRPVELLVAGGGARNGFLLEQLRRRCRGMIVRPLADLGIAESDREALGFALLAWWHHRGHPGNAPSVTGARAAAVLGVRADPPGRRAAAR; translated from the coding sequence ATGCGCGTTCTGGGGCTGATGAGCGGCACCAGCGCCGATGGCGTGGATGCCGTGCTCGCCGACTTCTCAGGCCCCGCCCGTCGCCCCCGCTGGCGGCTGCTCAGCCGGGCCATGCTGCCCTACCCCCCGGACCTCCGCCGCCGCCTGATCGGCTTCGGGCAGGGGGCGGCCTGCTGCGCGGCGGAGATCCTCGATCTGGCGGAAGCGGTCACGGAGGTGCAGGCTGCCGCCGCACGGGCCTGCGACCCCGACGGCCGCGCCGAACTGGTGGGCTGCCACGGACAGACCGTGTGGCACCGACCCCCAGGCCCGGAGCGCCGTGGCAGCAGCTGGCAGCTGCTGCAGGCCCCCCTCCTGGCCGGACTGCTCGAGCGGCCCGTGGTGCACGACTTCCGCGCCGCCGATCTGGTGCTCGGCGGCCACGGTGCCCCCCTGGTGTGTCCAGCGGATGAAGCCCTGGTGGGGCGCATCGCCGGCTGGCGCGCCGTGCTGAACCTGGGCGGCATCGCCAATCTCACCCTGATCCCGCCCGCTGGCGGTCCCGACGGCCACCGCCCGCTGCAGGGCTGGGACTGCGGCCCCGCCAACACCCTGCTGGATCTGGCGGTGGAGCACTTCAGCGGCGGCGAGCTGACCTACGACGCCGGTGGGGCCTGGGCCCGCCGGGGGCGGGTGGATGAAGCCCTGATCGCCACCTGGCTGCAGGAGCCCTACTTTCGGCAGCCGCCACCGAAGTCCACGGGGCGCGAACTGTTCGGGCGCCCCGATCTGGATCGCCGCCTTCGGGAACTGCCGCATGACCCGGCCGCTGCCCTCGCCACCCTCACGGCCTTCAGCGCGGCGGTGGTGGCCCAGGACCTTCAGCGAAGCCTCCGGCCGGTGGAACTGCTGGTGGCCGGAGGCGGAGCCCGCAACGGATTCCTGCTCGAGCAGCTGCGGCGGCGGTGCCGGGGCATGATCGTGCGCCCCCTGGCCGATCTCGGCATTGCCGAAAGCGACCGGGAGGCCCTGGGCTTCGCCCTGCTGGCCTGGTGGCACCACAGGGGCCACCCCGGCAATGCCCCCTCGGTGACGGGGGCCCGGGCCGCAGCGGTGCTGGGCGTGCGCGCCGACCCTCCGGGCCGCCGCGCGGCGGCCCGCTAG
- a CDS encoding peroxiredoxin: MALQLGDTVPDFTQDSQLGPIHFYDYAGDSWVVLFSHPADYTPVCTTELGEVSRLRPEWEKRNVKTIALSVDSAESHKGWICDINETQNTAVDYPILADEDKKVSDLYGMIHPNALNNLTVRSVFIIDPNKKLRLQITYPASTGRNFDEILRVIDSLQLTDYHQVATPVNWKDGDDCVVVPSIPTDEARTKFPKGVTEVKPYLRMTPQPNK, from the coding sequence ATGGCTCTTCAACTCGGCGACACCGTCCCCGATTTCACCCAGGATTCCCAGCTGGGTCCGATCCACTTCTACGACTACGCCGGCGACAGCTGGGTGGTGCTCTTCTCCCATCCCGCCGACTACACTCCCGTGTGCACCACGGAGCTCGGCGAAGTCTCCCGGCTGCGCCCCGAATGGGAGAAGCGCAACGTCAAGACCATCGCCCTGAGCGTGGACTCCGCCGAGAGCCACAAGGGCTGGATCTGCGACATCAACGAGACCCAGAACACCGCCGTCGATTACCCGATCCTCGCCGATGAGGACAAGAAGGTGAGCGACCTCTACGGGATGATCCACCCCAACGCGCTGAACAACCTCACGGTGCGCTCGGTGTTCATCATCGATCCCAACAAGAAGCTGCGCCTCCAGATCACCTACCCCGCCAGTACGGGCCGCAATTTCGATGAGATCCTGCGGGTGATCGACTCCCTTCAACTCACCGACTACCACCAGGTGGCCACGCCGGTGAACTGGAAGGACGGCGACGACTGCGTCGTGGTGCCCTCCATCCCCACCGATGAAGCCCGCACCAAGTTCCCCAAGGGGGTCACCGAGGTGAAGCCCTACCTGCGCATGACGCCCCAGCCCAACAAGTGA
- a CDS encoding HAD-IA family hydrolase: MTATQPPGGRPQGLLLDAMGTLIGLRQSVGTTYAEVAGQHGIHLEPASLDRAFRQAYRSAPPLAFPQLSGSALAEAERGWWCSVVSTTLEQAGATQVPPALGHQLFDLYATADPWRVFPEVAALLERWHRRGLRLAVVSNFDSRLAPLLERLGLAPWLDAVVVSSSAGAAKPDPAPFRQALDQLGLDAAAVWHVGDSPEDEAGAAAAGMACVLIRRP, encoded by the coding sequence ATGACCGCCACGCAGCCGCCAGGCGGACGTCCGCAAGGACTCCTGCTCGATGCCATGGGCACCCTGATCGGGCTGCGGCAGTCGGTGGGCACCACCTATGCGGAGGTCGCCGGCCAGCACGGAATCCACCTCGAGCCGGCAAGCCTGGACCGGGCCTTCCGCCAGGCCTACCGGTCGGCTCCACCGCTGGCCTTTCCCCAGCTGTCGGGCTCGGCCCTGGCGGAGGCGGAGCGCGGCTGGTGGTGCTCCGTTGTCAGCACCACCCTGGAGCAGGCCGGAGCCACGCAGGTGCCGCCGGCGCTGGGCCACCAGCTGTTCGACCTGTACGCCACTGCGGATCCCTGGAGAGTGTTCCCCGAAGTGGCGGCGCTGCTCGAGCGCTGGCACCGGCGCGGCCTGCGGCTGGCCGTGGTGAGCAACTTCGACAGCCGGCTGGCGCCCCTGCTGGAGAGGCTGGGGCTGGCGCCATGGCTGGACGCGGTGGTCGTCTCGAGCAGCGCCGGTGCCGCGAAGCCGGATCCTGCACCCTTCCGTCAGGCACTGGACCAACTGGGCCTGGATGCCGCGGCGGTGTGGCATGTGGGCGACAGCCCCGAGGATGAGGCAGGTGCCGCCGCAGCGGGGATGGCCTGCGTGCTGATCCGGCGACCTTGA
- a CDS encoding NAD(P)/FAD-dependent oxidoreductase: protein MSAMTDPPRHDPQGSDQAGPSPAGGPIVIVGGGFAGLYTALALAEQRQPPPVLLIEPNDRFLFLPLLYELLSGELRRWEIAPRYDALLAGKGIAWLRDRVTHIDATARSVSTEGGRTLGFSQLVLSTGGSTNSFGIPGVREHALEFRTLADVERLHQLVGELRSQQLPLQRLAIVGAGPSGVELACKLADLLQGAALVELIEQGPEALPQARAFNRDQALRALQARDVRLRTRTRVQEVGADQLDLQGPGGAESLPVRAVIWTAGISFQPPAITPEVRSEGRGRLSCEPSLRLRGFSHLFAAGDIAALESEDGPLPATAQVAFQQADCLAANLLRSEAGEPLEPFRFKDLGEMVSLGIGEASLVGGGLTLAGAAAYQLRRLAYLTRLPRRTHQLRVAAGWLADWQP, encoded by the coding sequence ATGTCGGCCATGACGGATCCCCCTCGCCACGATCCCCAGGGCAGCGATCAGGCCGGCCCTTCCCCCGCCGGGGGCCCGATCGTGATCGTGGGAGGCGGCTTCGCCGGCCTCTACACCGCCCTGGCCCTCGCCGAGCAGCGGCAGCCACCCCCGGTGCTGCTGATCGAACCCAACGACCGCTTCCTCTTCCTGCCGCTGCTCTATGAACTGCTCAGCGGCGAGCTGAGGCGCTGGGAGATCGCCCCGCGCTACGACGCCCTGCTGGCGGGCAAGGGGATCGCCTGGCTGCGGGATCGGGTCACCCACATCGATGCCACGGCGCGGTCGGTGAGCACCGAAGGAGGCCGGACGCTCGGGTTCAGCCAGCTGGTGCTGAGCACCGGGGGCAGCACCAACAGTTTCGGCATCCCCGGCGTGCGCGAACACGCCCTGGAATTCAGGACGCTGGCCGACGTGGAGCGGCTGCACCAGCTGGTCGGCGAGCTGCGCAGCCAGCAGCTGCCCCTGCAGCGCCTGGCGATCGTGGGCGCCGGTCCGAGCGGCGTGGAACTGGCCTGCAAGCTCGCCGACCTGCTCCAGGGGGCGGCCCTGGTGGAGCTGATCGAGCAGGGCCCGGAAGCCCTTCCCCAGGCCCGGGCTTTCAACCGGGACCAGGCCCTGCGCGCCCTGCAGGCCCGCGATGTGCGCCTGCGCACCCGCACCAGGGTGCAGGAGGTGGGCGCTGACCAGCTCGACCTGCAGGGCCCAGGCGGGGCCGAGAGCCTGCCGGTGCGGGCGGTGATCTGGACCGCCGGCATCAGCTTCCAGCCCCCCGCCATCACACCGGAGGTCAGGAGCGAAGGGCGCGGACGGCTGAGCTGCGAGCCCAGCCTGCGGTTGCGGGGTTTCAGCCATCTGTTTGCCGCCGGCGACATCGCGGCCCTGGAGAGCGAGGACGGCCCCTTGCCGGCCACCGCCCAGGTGGCGTTCCAGCAGGCCGACTGTCTGGCCGCCAATCTGTTGCGCAGCGAGGCGGGTGAACCGCTGGAGCCGTTCCGCTTCAAGGACCTGGGCGAGATGGTGAGCCTTGGGATCGGTGAGGCGAGCCTGGTGGGCGGCGGCCTCACCCTCGCCGGCGCGGCCGCCTACCAGCTGCGGCGGCTGGCCTACCTCACCCGGCTTCCCAGGCGCACCCACCAACTGCGGGTGGCGGCCGGCTGGCTGGCGGACTGGCAGCCATGA
- a CDS encoding phosphoadenylyl-sulfate reductase — protein MVTAQAPLLPTDRDGQPVPVEAARQRLEGLAPLEQLAWAQDTFGKGLAATTSFGIQSAVLLHMVSRLGRRSGTPVPVIWVDTGYLPAETYQYAEQLCEHLGLEPHVAQARLSPARMEALHGRLWETGRVEDLELYHRLRKVEPLDRAMRDLRVSCWASGVRGSQTDHRRSMHVFDAVRQRWALRPLLSWSNRDVYYYMEEHGLPQHPLFALGYSTVGDWHSSAPDDGTTNGRATRFGGLKQECGIHLPGLMGEGI, from the coding sequence ATGGTGACAGCCCAGGCCCCGCTCCTGCCCACCGACCGCGACGGCCAGCCTGTGCCGGTGGAGGCGGCCCGCCAGCGGCTTGAGGGCCTCGCGCCGCTGGAGCAGCTCGCCTGGGCCCAGGACACCTTCGGCAAGGGGTTGGCGGCCACCACCAGCTTCGGGATCCAGTCTGCCGTGCTGCTCCACATGGTGAGCCGGCTGGGGCGACGCAGCGGCACCCCGGTGCCCGTGATCTGGGTGGACACCGGCTACCTGCCGGCGGAGACCTACCAGTACGCCGAGCAGCTCTGCGAGCACCTGGGCCTGGAGCCCCACGTGGCCCAGGCCCGCCTCAGCCCCGCCCGGATGGAGGCGCTGCATGGCCGGCTCTGGGAGACCGGCCGGGTGGAAGACCTCGAGCTTTACCACCGTCTGCGCAAGGTGGAACCTCTCGATCGGGCGATGCGCGATCTGCGGGTGTCCTGCTGGGCCAGCGGCGTCCGTGGCAGCCAGACGGACCATCGCCGCTCGATGCACGTCTTCGATGCGGTGCGGCAGCGCTGGGCCCTGCGGCCCCTGCTGAGCTGGTCCAATCGCGACGTCTACTACTACATGGAGGAACACGGCCTGCCCCAGCATCCGCTCTTCGCCCTCGGCTACTCCACCGTGGGGGACTGGCACTCCAGCGCCCCCGACGACGGCACCACCAACGGCCGCGCCACCCGCTTCGGAGGGTTGAAGCAGGAGTGCGGCATCCACCTGCCCGGCCTGATGGGTGAGGGCATCTGA